The following proteins are co-located in the Schistocerca nitens isolate TAMUIC-IGC-003100 chromosome 2, iqSchNite1.1, whole genome shotgun sequence genome:
- the LOC126235008 gene encoding uncharacterized protein LOC126235008, whose amino-acid sequence MRYVAAVAAAAPPKEERTLIAEQLEREALEQARNAKYSYETHIDDGIADQSQHRSEVRDGLSTRGSFSYSDGYLRRNVEYVSDEGGFKILKDEVEPLAGPKENPEGTASVRTVVDGQEINYSVHSVPE is encoded by the exons tggcggcggtggcggcggcggcgccccCCAAGGAGGAGCGCACGCTGATCGCGGAGCAGCTGGAGCGCGAGGCGCTGGAGCAGGCGCGCAACGCCAAGTACTCGTACGAGACGCACATCGACGACGGCATCGCCGACCAGTCGCAGCACCGCTCCGAGGTGCGCGACGGCCTCAGCACGCGCGGCTCCTTCTCCTACAGCGACGGCTACCTCCGCCGTAACGTCGAGTACGTCAGCGACGAGGGCGGCTTCAAGATCCTCAA ggatgaggtggagccACTGGCCGGCCCCAAGGAGAACCCGGAGGGCACTGCCTCCGTCCGCACCGTGGTCGACGGCCAAGAGATCAACTACTCCGTGCACAGCGTGCCCGAGTAA